AGAAATAACTAAGGATGATAAAGAATTCTTAGAAGCTAAAAGACTTCTTAAATTCCTGCATTATTTCTTATCAATAGAGAGAGACGAAGTGATTCCTCAAACTTCAATTCTTAAAGAGTTCGTAGGAGGAAGTTGCTTTAGAGACTAAGTTATATATAACAAAAGAAAAGGAGCTAAGATATGTATATAGGATGTCATTTATCCACTTCTAAGGGGTTTAAAAACATGGGGAAGGTAGCTTTAGAAATAGGAGCTAATACTTTTCAATTTTTCACTAGAAATCCTAGGGGTGGTAAAGCTAGAAAATTAGATTTAAAGGATATAGAAGGATTAAAAAAGATAATGGAGGAAAACAACTTTGGGCCTCTATTAGCCCATGCTCCATACACTTTAAACATGTGTTCACAAAAGGAAGAAACTAGAGAATTTGCAAAGATGATCTTTGCAGATGATTTAGAAAGATTAGAACAATTACCATGCAGTCTATATAATTTCCATCCTGGTAGCCACACAGGTCAGGGTGCAGATAAGGGTATAGAGTTAATATTAGAAATATTAAATGATGTGGTAAAAGAAGAACATACTACTACTATTTTATTAGAAGTTATGGCTGGCAAAGGAAGTGAAGTGGGAAGAACTTTTGAAGAATTAAAAAGGATTATAGATGGAACCAAGTATCCTGAAAAGTTTGGTGTGTGCCTAGACACATGCCACATATACTCATCTGGTTATGATATAGTAAACGACTTAGACGGGGTACTAGAGGAATTTGATGAAATATTAGGATTAGATAGACTAAAGGCCATACATTTAAATGATAGTAAAATGCCTTTTAATAGTAACAAGGATAGGCATGAATGTATAGGAGAAGGAACTATTGGATTGGATGCAATTATTAATATTATTAATCATCCTAAATTAAAAGATATTCCATTGCTACTTGAAACACCAAATGAAATAGAAGGATATGCCAGAGAAATAAAATTATTAAAGGACTTAAAAAAATAATAGTTAGTATTAATAAAATAGTATAAAAGGGTAGATGATTTTTTATCTACCTTTTTATTTTTTTTTGATTTCATAGGAAATAGCATATTTATCTTTCTCGTATAATTCTATTTCTATTCGTGGATTCTCCTTATCTATATGGTCAAATATTAAAACGGGTTTTAGTTGTTTATCATTTAATATTATTCCACTTTTCTCTATACCATCACAAATACTTTTAGGGTAATTGTGTATATCTCCCATCCTTTTGTCTGAAAAATATAAGTTTAGGATAGTTATTATATTTCCCTCTAGAGTAGGCCCTGAGTACTGTTGGTTTATGTGGCCTGCAATTGTATTTTCATAGGCAACATATTTACTATGCTTACCTGATTTAGGCATCCAAAAATGACCATGAACGTTTTTTAGTTTAAAGTTAGACTTGCTAATGGGTTTTCCTGGAACAACTATTTTAATCATTTTCTCACCTCCAAACCTATTCTAGCATATATTAATTTAATAGATGACAAAAATTAAAAAGTTAAAAGAAAATTTTATGTAGAAAAAGACAAGAGACTTGAATAATATGGATTAAAAGTCTTTATACTACAAGGGGGATTTTTATGGGATACAAAGAATTGAGTTATAACAAATTGAAAAAAACATATAACCCCGAACATTTTCAATATAGTAAAATAGGTAACTTAGACATTGATTTAGACATTATAGGCCAAGAAAGAGTAGTAAGAGCAATGGAATTTGGCCTTAAGGTAAGAAATCCTAAATATAATATATTTGTAATGGGAAATGTAGGAACAGGTAGAAAAACATATGTGGAGAAAATTGTTAAAAGTTATGCGAAAACAGAGAACGTAGCCGATGATTGGTGTTATGTATATAATTTTGAAGATCCTTTTTCACCTATGTCTATAAGTATGCCGCCTGGAATGGGAAATATGTTTAAAGATGATATGAGAGAATTATTAGATGATATTATAGAAAAAATAAATAGGGCCTTTAGTAAGGGGGAATATGAAAAGGAAAAGACTGAAATAA
This is a stretch of genomic DNA from Anaeromicrobium sediminis. It encodes these proteins:
- a CDS encoding deoxyribonuclease IV codes for the protein MYIGCHLSTSKGFKNMGKVALEIGANTFQFFTRNPRGGKARKLDLKDIEGLKKIMEENNFGPLLAHAPYTLNMCSQKEETREFAKMIFADDLERLEQLPCSLYNFHPGSHTGQGADKGIELILEILNDVVKEEHTTTILLEVMAGKGSEVGRTFEELKRIIDGTKYPEKFGVCLDTCHIYSSGYDIVNDLDGVLEEFDEILGLDRLKAIHLNDSKMPFNSNKDRHECIGEGTIGLDAIINIINHPKLKDIPLLLETPNEIEGYAREIKLLKDLKK
- a CDS encoding RusA family crossover junction endodeoxyribonuclease codes for the protein MIKIVVPGKPISKSNFKLKNVHGHFWMPKSGKHSKYVAYENTIAGHINQQYSGPTLEGNIITILNLYFSDKRMGDIHNYPKSICDGIEKSGIILNDKQLKPVLIFDHIDKENPRIEIELYEKDKYAISYEIKKK